A genomic window from Lotus japonicus ecotype B-129 chromosome 1, LjGifu_v1.2 includes:
- the LOC130732481 gene encoding cytochrome P450 83B1-like: MVSFLHLVLALPLLSFIILLLKSRTNKKPATVLPGPKGLPIIGNLHQLDNSGLHFQLLNLSKIYGPIFSLRIGMRPAIVISTPGVAKKILNDHDLDVARRPPNLGNQKISYNGTEIIFSPYNDTWREIRKLAVVHFLSFKKVSMFSHVRKDEVKKMIKKISGHVCSSKITNLSEIVLSTSISIIWRIGFGRKCGEEGAEKSRLHGLLNETEDIFTSFFISDHIPFMGWIDRLTGLRARVENAFKRMDMFSQEVLDEHLDPNRLKETEEGDIVDVLLGLQKQGNLSIDLTHDHIKGVIMDLIVAGTDTSASTAVWVMTALMKYPRTMKKAQEEVRNLYGNKDFIDEEDIQNLKYLKAVIKEALRLYPTAPVLPRETNKGFIIDGYEIQPKTLVYVNIWAIHRDPEAWKDPDEFYPERFLNNDIDFKGRDFELIPFGAGRRICPGLPMGIATVELIIANLLNSFDWELPIGMAPEDIDVEALPGLAVQKKNHLCLVAKNRK; the protein is encoded by the exons ATGGTGTCATTTCTCCACTTAGTTCTAGCTCTTCCTCTATTGAGTTTCATCATCCTCTTATTGAAATCTAGAACCAATAAGAAACCAGCAACCGTTCTACCAGGTCCAAAAGGCCTTCCTATCATTGGTAATCTTCATCAACTAGACAATTCAGGTCTCCATTTCCAACTGTTGAACCTCTCAAAAATCTATGGTCCCATTTTTTCTCTTCGTATTGGGATGAGGCCTGCCATTGTTATATCCACACCCGGAGTAGCAAAAAAGATCCTAAATGACCATGACCTTGATGTTGCCAGGAGACCTCCCAATCTTGGCAACCAAAAAATCTCTTACAATGGGACAGAGATAATATTTTCTCCCTACAATGATACTTGGAGAGAGATTAGAAAACTTGCTGTTGTCCATTTCTTAAGCTTTAAAAAGGTCTCTATGTTTTCCCATGTAAGAAAAGATGAGGTCAAAAAAATGATCAAAAAGATATCAGGGCATGTTTGTTCTTCCAAAATAACAAATCTGAGTGAGATAGTATTGTCTACCTCTATCTCTATAATTTGGAGAATTGGTTTTGGGAGAAAGTGTGGCGAGGAAGGAGCTGAAAAAAGCAGGCTCCATGGGCTTCTTAATGAGACAGAGGACATCTTCACTTCCTTCTTCATTTCAGATCACATTCCTTTCATGGGTTGGATCGATAGACTCACAGGGTTACGTGCTCGTGTTGAAAATGCTTTCAAGAGAATGGATATGTTTTCCCAAGAAGTCCTTGACGAGCACCTTGATCCTAATAGACTGAAGGAAACTGAAGAGGGGGATATAGTTGATGTGTTACTAGGGCTTCAGAAGCAGGGTAACCTCTCAATAGATCTCACTCATGATCATATCAAAGGTGTCATAATG GATCTAATTGTAGCAGGAACTGACACAAGTGCATCCACAGCAGTTTGGGTGATGACTGCATTAATGAAGTAcccaagaacaatgaagaaagcTCAAGAAGAAGTAAGAAATCTTTATGGAAACAAAGATTTCATCGATGAAGAGGATATTCAAAACCTGAAATATTTGAAGGCAGTGATAAAAGAGGCATTGAGATTGTATCCAACAGCACCAGTACTACCCAGGGAAACCAATAAAGGTTTCATTATAGATGGGTATGAAATACAACCCAAGACCTTGGTGTATGTGAATATTTGGGCTATCCATAGAGACCCTGAGGCCTGGAAAGACCCAGATGAGTTCTATCCTGAGAGATTTTTAAACAATGATATAGATTTTAAGGGAAGAGATTTTGAGCTAATTCCATTCGGCGCTGGACGTAGAATTTGCCCTGGCCTTCCAATGGGAATTGCCACAGTGGAACTCATAATTGCCAATCTACTAAACTCATTTGACTGGGAATTGCCTATTGGGATGGCACCAGAAGACATAGATGTTGAAGCGCTACCTGGACTTGCCgtacaaaagaaaaatcatcTTTGTCTTGTTGCAAAGAATCGAAAATGA
- the LOC130729499 gene encoding protein GRAVITROPIC IN THE LIGHT 1: MPEMDPNKPPQISEMFQKFALAFKTKTFEFFSDETPDDADGFSLLLDSAEEIITDQKVVVIKPDPNPSHSPEPPQSPITDSPQTTPSPPQSPETKTTPPQSPPPPPPLTETKVTPPQPRLTPAQIRETTHALVSSIFAAVSAFEASYFQLQSAHVPFVEENVKSADRVLVSHLQRLSELKKFYCDPQSYSNFPFGSSLEAQVEENQSKLRTLGTISNRLQSELEHKHDEVFALKRKLDAIHKGNFNLSSKLCAATTTTTTASLDPRCDVLLTLRVFVSLLHDASRATHKFTKILIGLMRKAGWDLGLAANAVYSGVEYAKKGHNQYALLSYVCLEMFQGFDSPRFGVNSNNGESEEEKEEEDGGKRNGCLKQLLEHVSSNPMELLEIHPGCEFSRFCEQKYERLIHPSMESSIFVDLDQNEAVLNSWRSLNMFYEAFVGMASSVWTLHKLSRAFDPAVEIFQVERGVEFSMIYMEDVTRRLTWPNKGRAKVGFTVVPGFKFGRIVIQSQVFISNFRCTDSSEAR, encoded by the coding sequence ATGCcagaaatggatcccaacaaacCCCCTCAGATCTCCGAAATGTTCCAGAAATTCGCCCTCGCTTTCAAAACCAAAACCTTCGAATTCTTCTCCGACGAAACCCCCGACGACGCCGACGGCTTCTCCCTCCTCCTCGACTCCGCCGAAGAGATCATCACCGACCAGAAAGTCGTCGTCATCAAACCCGACCCGAACCCATCCCACTCACCGGAACCGCCACAATCCCCGATCACCGACTCGCCTCAAACGACACCGTCGCCGCCGCAATCCCCGGAGACCAAAACCACGCCGCCGCAAtccccaccaccgccaccgccttTGACCGAGACCAAAGTGACGCCGCCTCAGCCGCGGTTAACTCCAGCGCAAATCAGAGAAACCACGCACGCTCTCGTCTCTTCGATTTTCGCGGCGGTGTCGGCGTTCGAGGCTTCCTACTTCCAATTACAGAGCGCGCACGTTCCGTTCGTGGAGGAGAACGTGAAGAGCGCCGACAGGGTTCTCGTTTCGCACCTCCAGAGGCTCTCAGAGTTGAAGAAATTCTACTGCGACCCTCAATCTTACAGCAATTTCCCTTTCGGGTCCTCGCTCGAGGCTCAGGTGGAGGAGAATCAGAGCAAGCTGAGGACTCTTGGAACCATCTCCAACCGCTTGCAATCGGAGCTGGAGCACAAGCATGATGAGGTGTTTGCTCTGAAGAGAAAGCTCGACGCGATTCATAAGGGTAATTTCAACTTGTCTAGTAAACTTTGTGCtgctactactactactactactgctAGTTTGGACCCTCGTTGTGATGTTTTGTTGACCCTTAGGGTGTTCGTATCATTGTTGCATGATGCTTCTAGAGCAACTCATAAGTTCACCAAGATTTTGATTGGTTTGATGAGGAAAGCAGGGTGGGATTTGGGTTTAGCGGCGAATGCGGTTTACTCGGGTGTTGAGTATGCTAAAAAGGGGCACAATCAGTATGCACTCTTGTCCTATGTTTGTTTGGAGATGTTTCAAGGTTTTGATTCGCCGCGTTTTGGTGTGAATTCGAATAATGGGGAGTCggaagaggaaaaagaagaagaagacggtGGGAAGAGAAACGGTTGTTTGAAGCAATTGCTGGAGCATGTGTCTAGTAATCCCATGGAATTGCTGGAAATTCATCCGGGCTGTGAGTTTTCGAGGTTTTGCGAGCAGAAGTACGAGAGGCTCATCCACCCTTCGATGGAGTCATCCATTTTTGTTGATTTGGATCAAAATGAAGCGGTGCTGAACTCGTGGCGGTCGTTGAACATGTTCTATGAGGCGTTTGTTGGAATGGCTAGCTCTGTATGGACACTGCATAAACTTTCCCGTGCATTTGATCCCGCAGTTGAGATTTTCCAAGTGGAAAGAGGTGTGGAGTTCTCCATGATTTACATGGAAGATGTGACAAGAAGGTTAACCTGGCCAAACAAGGGGAGGGCAAAAGTTGGGTTCACTGTTGTTCCAGGTTTCAAATTTGGCAGGATAGTTATTCAATCACAGGTTTTTATAAGTAATTTCAGGTGTACAGACTCTTCGGAAGCTCGTTAG